A region of the Pyramidobacter piscolens W5455 genome:
GACCACGCTGGGCATCATCATCGGCGTCGGCGCCGTGATCGCGGCGTTCGCCGTGGGGGCGGGGGCCAACAAGGTGATCGACGAGGAAATCGCCTCGTTCGGCACCAACTCCGTCACCGTCATGCGCGAGCGCAACGCCCAATCCACCGGCGACACGGCGAAATATCTGACGGAGAGCGACGCCGAAGCGATCGCCGCCAACGTTTCCGGCGTCGAAGCCGTGGCGCCTACCGTGAACACCAGCGTGCAGGTCATCTACGGCAACACGAACTGGTCCACGTCGGTCTACGGCAGCACGCCGTCGTATGCCGACGTAAACGGCTATGCGATCGCCAAAGGACGCAACCTCAGCGAGTCGGATCAGCGCATGGGCAACAAGGTGGCCGTGATCGGCGACACCGTGGCGCAGAAGCTCTTCGCTCATGAAGATCCGCTCGGCAAGTCGATCCGCATTGCCAAAGTGCCGTTTACCATCGTCGGTGTGTTCGCCACGAAAGGACAATCCACCGGCGGCTTCATGGACCAGGACGACATGGTCCTCGTGCCGCTGAAGACGGCGCAGAGCCGACTCGTCAAATGGGACAACACGCCCGGCCGCGTCGGCACCATTCAGGTCAAAGGCGTGTCGATGGAATCGCTTTCGTACATCACCAGCGAGATCACAATGCTGCTGCGCGAGCGCCACAAGATCCGCGGCGGCGAGACCGACGACTTCGCGGTGCGCAGCCTTTCGCAGATGCTCGAGGCGCGGCGCAAGACCACCAGCGTCACCTCCATGCTGCTGGCCTCCATCGCCGTCATCTCGCTCGTCGTCGGCGGCATCGGCATCATGAACATCATGCTCGTCTCGGTCACCGAGCGCACGCGCGAGATCGGCATCCGCATGGCCGTAGGCGCCAAGAGCGTCAACATCCGCCTGCAGTTTTTGATCGAATCGGTGACGCTGTCGGTGATCGGCGGCATCCTCGGCATCTGTCTGGGCATCGGCGCGGGCTACGCGCTGGCTTCGGTCACGCAGGCGCCGCCGGTATTCACGCTCAGCTCCATCGCGCTGGCCTTCGTGTTTTCCGCAGCGGTCGGCATCGGCTTCGGCTATTACCCAGCGGCCAAAGCCTCGCTGCTCAATCCCATCGACGCGCTGAAATACGAATGAAGCGCGAAGATCCGCGGCGCGATCGCGAGCGTGCCGCTTTCCCATACACGCTCCGCGGAGCGAAATCCTTTGTAAGGAGGTATTCACGTGAAACTTACCGACAGGAAATACGCAATTCTGGCGTTCTCGGCACTGGCCGCTCTGACGCTGGCCACCGCGGCCTGCGCGCGCCCGGGACCGGGGTTCCACGGCGGGCCGCCGCCCTTCGGACACGGACCGGGCGG
Encoded here:
- a CDS encoding ABC transporter permease is translated as MISFVEIFRTALRALRRNKTRSFLTTLGIIIGVGAVIAAFAVGAGANKVIDEEIASFGTNSVTVMRERNAQSTGDTAKYLTESDAEAIAANVSGVEAVAPTVNTSVQVIYGNTNWSTSVYGSTPSYADVNGYAIAKGRNLSESDQRMGNKVAVIGDTVAQKLFAHEDPLGKSIRIAKVPFTIVGVFATKGQSTGGFMDQDDMVLVPLKTAQSRLVKWDNTPGRVGTIQVKGVSMESLSYITSEITMLLRERHKIRGGETDDFAVRSLSQMLEARRKTTSVTSMLLASIAVISLVVGGIGIMNIMLVSVTERTREIGIRMAVGAKSVNIRLQFLIESVTLSVIGGILGICLGIGAGYALASVTQAPPVFTLSSIALAFVFSAAVGIGFGYYPAAKASLLNPIDALKYE